A DNA window from Pseudomonas tohonis contains the following coding sequences:
- a CDS encoding methyl-accepting chemotaxis protein: protein MGSSRQVRGSTDLTSNEAGQAANRLQVQLMELDQLATAMQEMASTAEEVARNAQAAAQAALAANEETENGVTVVSRSTEAIKQLANEMDDTGQAINELAKLSQSIESILSVITSIADQTNLLALNAAIEAARAGESGRGFAVVADEVRSLASRTQQSTQEIRQMIDQLQTGVRQAEQRMQQSRDTASKTADDAGAANDMLGRIRDAINRINDMNLQIATAAEQQSATTEEINRNTTNIRDISHEVAGGAEQQVRQCAVMVEQVGQQDRLLSRFKI from the coding sequence GTGCGCGGCAGCACCGACCTCACCTCCAACGAAGCCGGCCAGGCAGCCAACCGCCTGCAGGTGCAACTGATGGAGCTGGACCAGCTGGCCACCGCCATGCAGGAGATGGCCTCCACCGCCGAGGAGGTGGCACGCAACGCCCAGGCTGCCGCCCAGGCCGCGCTGGCCGCCAACGAGGAGACCGAGAACGGCGTCACCGTGGTCTCCCGCTCCACCGAGGCGATCAAGCAGCTCGCCAACGAGATGGACGACACCGGCCAGGCCATCAACGAGTTGGCCAAGCTCAGCCAGAGCATCGAATCCATCCTCTCGGTGATCACCAGCATCGCCGACCAGACCAACCTGCTCGCCCTCAACGCCGCCATCGAGGCCGCGCGGGCTGGCGAGTCCGGCCGTGGCTTCGCGGTGGTGGCCGACGAGGTACGCTCCCTCGCCTCGCGCACCCAGCAGTCGACCCAGGAAATCCGCCAGATGATCGACCAGCTGCAGACCGGCGTACGCCAGGCCGAGCAGCGCATGCAGCAGAGCCGCGACACCGCCAGCAAGACCGCCGACGATGCCGGAGCCGCCAACGACATGCTCGGGCGCATCCGCGATGCCATCAACCGCATCAACGACATGAACCTGCAGATCGCCACCGCCGCCGAGCAACAGAGCGCCACCACCGAAGAGATCAACCGCAACACCACCAATATCCGCGACATCAGCCACGAGGTCGCCGGCGGTGCCGAGCAGCAGGTGCGCCAATGCGCGGTGATGGTGGAACAGGTCGGCCAGCAGGACAGGTTGCTCAGCCGCTTCAAGATCTGA